The Nocardioides pantholopis genome window below encodes:
- a CDS encoding FAD binding domain-containing protein, which translates to MIPAPFDYLAPTTVEEALAALTEHGDEAKIMAGGQSLLPVLRMRLNAPELVIDLRRIEGLRGVRDDGDSIVVGAMTPHSVVGSHPLVAQYAGLVTKAVEHLADAQIRHRGTFGGALAHADPAGDLGAPTLALGAEFVVAGPGGTRTVQAEDFFLGLFETAIGEDEILTEVRLPKHPGWGARYEKFVRVAHQWPIVAVAATVRLEGGVIAEARVGLTNMGSTPLRARAVEDALAGQPPTEDAVRVAAQLAAEGTDPPSDLNGEADYRRHLAGVLTRRAVLAAAGA; encoded by the coding sequence ATGATCCCGGCCCCGTTCGACTACCTGGCCCCGACCACTGTCGAGGAGGCCCTCGCGGCACTCACCGAGCACGGTGACGAGGCCAAGATCATGGCCGGCGGGCAGAGCCTGCTGCCGGTGCTGCGGATGCGGCTCAACGCCCCGGAGCTGGTGATCGACCTGCGCCGGATCGAGGGGCTGCGCGGCGTCCGCGACGACGGCGACTCGATCGTCGTCGGCGCGATGACCCCGCACTCCGTCGTCGGCTCGCACCCGCTCGTGGCCCAGTACGCCGGGCTCGTCACCAAGGCCGTCGAGCACCTGGCCGACGCCCAGATCCGGCACCGGGGCACCTTCGGCGGCGCGCTGGCCCACGCCGACCCGGCCGGCGACCTCGGCGCCCCGACCCTGGCGCTCGGAGCCGAGTTCGTGGTGGCCGGTCCCGGTGGCACCCGGACCGTGCAGGCGGAGGACTTCTTCCTCGGCCTGTTCGAGACCGCGATCGGCGAGGACGAGATCCTCACCGAGGTCCGGCTGCCGAAGCATCCCGGCTGGGGCGCCCGCTACGAGAAGTTCGTCCGGGTCGCGCACCAGTGGCCGATCGTCGCGGTCGCCGCGACCGTGCGGCTCGAGGGCGGCGTCATCGCCGAGGCGCGGGTCGGGCTGACCAACATGGGGTCGACCCCTTTGCGGGCCCGCGCCGTCGAGGATGCCCTGGCCGGGCAGCCGCCCACCGAGGACGCCGTACGCGTGGCGGCGCAGCTGGCGGCGGAGGGCACGGACCCGCCCTCGGACCTCAACGGCGAGGCGGACTACCGCCGGCACCTGGCGGGCGTGCTCACCCGTCGGGCGGTGCTGGCCGCCGCGGGGGCCTGA